The following DNA comes from Acidicapsa ligni.
GACGTAATCATGGGCGTATCCGCTCGCAGGCCGACGTTTTGCAGCAGCGGAGCGGTGAAGGCCTGGCGGCGTCCAGTCGCAATCGCCACGACGATTCCTGCCTGCTGCGCTTCGCGGAGTGCCCGCTGGTTGCGTTCGCTCACTTCAGTGCTGAAATCCGGCAAAAGCGTCCCATCCATATCGATGGCAACCAGGCGAATCGGAGACAGAAATGGGGCAGCGGCTTTGGAATAAGGGGAACTATGCATACTCCTCAGTTTACCTTTGAAGGGATGAAGGCAGCATCAATTCCACCATTTAAAGCAGAAAGCCGGTAGGTGGGACAGTTTGCATACACTATCAAAGTTCAGAACTTAGTCCTAGCTCTTAGCCCAGGCCGCTGCCTTTGCCTTTGCTTTTGCCCTTGCTCTTGTTTTTGTTTTTGTTTTTCTGGCTGTCATTCCCGAAGGGAATCTGCTTCTCCAACCCAAGTTCCCAAAAGCCAGCCCTAGCCGAGTCGCCCTGTTCCATAAGTCAACACCTATGTCGAACGTGTAAGCTTTTAAGGATGGCTGAAATGAACGATTCCGATACGATCTGCGCGGTGTGCTATGCGCGTGTCTCTGAGGCGGCACATGCATCCGCCTGTCCCGTTTGCCGTGGAGCATTGCTGCCCTATAGCAGCCTCGATGCGACCGCCTCAGGAGTGGAGACGCTGGATCATCGCGGCCTTGTTCTTCCGCGCCGCCATGCTGTCGGTGGAGTTATCACGCCGCGCTAACTCTCTGCAACAAAAGACAAGGCCGCGTCGTCTTCTCTGGCAGTAGTCCAGAGGATCTTACATATGAAAGTTCCCAGGCAAAGAAGTATTGCTTCCATTGCAAAACTGCTTATCGTTGCGTTGACTCTCTCTAACATGGCCTTCGCCGAATCGAAGCCAATTACAGCAGCCGCGGTGCATGAACGTATCTTCAAGCGCGGGGTCGATAGATGGATCTATGTCAAGGAAGATAACGATATTGTATTAGTGGGCCGCATTACCTCAATCGGTGTACGGTCGTTCAATATGCGGGTGCAGGATGAGTCCCAGCCGACAGAGGTCTTCTATAACGATGTTATCGATGTCCGCACTGGCATTGGCCATAAGGGACTTATCTCTTTCGGAATATTTGCGGCGGCCGGGATCGGCACTTCGGTTGCGCTGGCAGTGCATTTCCAGAATGAATCCAACAAGCTGTTGCAGCCGCCAACGCATCCATAAGGAAGCGCTGGCGCTATTCGTAGCGGAGCGCTTCGGCAGGCAGGATTTTTGCTGCAGCGGATGACGGATAGAGCGTTGCCAGCAGCGCTACTCCGATTGAAACTATCGCTACGAGTACGCCATCTTTCCAATCGGGGGCGAAGGGCAGCGTGTCGATGTTGAACACTGCCGATGAGAGATGGACGAAGTGATAATGCGCGCCAGCCCAGGAGGCCAGATAGCCCAGCGTCAATCCGATGGCTGTGCCTGTCAGGCTGATCAATAGGCCTTGTAGCAGAAAGATTCGCCGCACCTGCCCGGGCAGCACGCCAAAGCTCATCAGTACCGCGATGTCACGGCTCTTCTCCATCACCGTCATGGTGAGCGCAATGAGGATATTCAACGCGGCTACCATGACGATCAGTCCGATGATGATGAAGGTTACGATTTTTTCCAGCGCGAGTGCGTGAAAGAGTTCGTGATTTTCGTCCATCCAGTTGGTGGATAAATAGCCTTTGCCTGCGGCTTGTTGAATCTCTGTGCCACGTGCCTCGGCTTGATAAAGATCGTCGATTTTAAAGCTGATGATCGAGATCAGATCCGGCTCACTGAAGAGCCGCTGAGAATCGGTGAGACGCATGAACGCTACGGCCGCGTCGTACTGGTAGAAGCCGGAATGGAAGATGCCTACGACGCGAAAGTGTCTCCATTGCGGCACCAGTCCGAGTGGGGTCAGTTCCCCCTGCGGACTGGTGACGAGCACAGAGTCTCCGACCGAAACGCCTGCGGTGTCGGCGAGATCGCTTCCAAGTACGATGGGAGGAACTGCGGCATCGACGGGGGCTTCCGTTTCCTGACTGGGAGCTAGTTCACTCGCCGAACCCTTGTTTATCTTCTCAAGCAGGTCGCTGACTTTGCTTTCCTGCGAGGGGATGATTCCTTTGATTAAAGCGAAGCCGGCATGGGTTCCATTGGAGACGAGTACCTCTCCGTAGAGGGCTGGTGCGGCAGCTGTTACATGCGGCAGGCTGCTAAGGCGTTCGACCAGTGGACGCCAGTTCTTGATACCGTCGCCCTTTACGCGAATGAGACTCACATGCGCTGAACTGCCGAGCAGCCTGTCCTGCAGATCGCGGCGCATGCCGTTGGTGATGGCCAGGGCAATCACCAATGCGGCTACTCCGGCGGCCACTCCCGTCACGGAGATGATCGTGACAATTCCGGCCACAGCCTGGCGTCGCTTCGCGCGCAGGTAGCGTATCGCCAGAAAGAGTTCAAATCCCATGAGCGAACCTATCTCTCTCCTGTTGTGGATGAAGCGGGAACAACTACTTTGGCAGCGCCGCTATTGTCATAACGATCGTAAACTCGCACGGCTACCAGGTGCTCTGCCTGCGGTGTCGA
Coding sequences within:
- a CDS encoding FtsX-like permease family protein, which codes for MGFELFLAIRYLRAKRRQAVAGIVTIISVTGVAAGVAALVIALAITNGMRRDLQDRLLGSSAHVSLIRVKGDGIKNWRPLVERLSSLPHVTAAAPALYGEVLVSNGTHAGFALIKGIIPSQESKVSDLLEKINKGSASELAPSQETEAPVDAAVPPIVLGSDLADTAGVSVGDSVLVTSPQGELTPLGLVPQWRHFRVVGIFHSGFYQYDAAVAFMRLTDSQRLFSEPDLISIISFKIDDLYQAEARGTEIQQAAGKGYLSTNWMDENHELFHALALEKIVTFIIIGLIVMVAALNILIALTMTVMEKSRDIAVLMSFGVLPGQVRRIFLLQGLLISLTGTAIGLTLGYLASWAGAHYHFVHLSSAVFNIDTLPFAPDWKDGVLVAIVSIGVALLATLYPSSAAAKILPAEALRYE